A window from Phalacrocorax aristotelis chromosome 5, bGulAri2.1, whole genome shotgun sequence encodes these proteins:
- the LOC142057069 gene encoding carnosine N-methyltransferase 2 — protein MRSLTAEEYVEAFKSFLDHSTEHQCMDEFNKEEVPNIMAGLGNGKSAINVLGVGSGTGEQDLKMIRILQAAHPGVFIDNEIVEPNPQHVAAYKELVNQAPDLQNVSFIWHQLTSSDYEQQVKDKGAHKKFDFIHMIQMLYRVEDILNTIKFFHSCLDHHGKLLIIILSDSSGWASLWKKYRHCLPSTDSGHYITSNGITNILKRLGVEYHIYEYPSGWDITECFIEGDPVGACMLDFLTGTKNFLGTAPPGLRQQLQEALCQPECSSKKDGRIIFNNNLSMIVVES, from the exons ATGAGAAGTCTCACAGCCGAGGAGTATGTTGAAGCCTTTAAGTCATTTTTGGATCATTCAACAGAGCACCAGTGCATGGATGAGTTCAACAAGGAAGAAGTGCCCAACATAATGGCTGG TCTCGGCAATGGAAAATCGGCTATAAATGTTCTGGGAGTTGGAAGTGGCACAG GTGAGCAGGATTTGAAAATGATCAGGATACTGCAGGCTGCACACCCAGGGGTCTTTATTGACAATGAAATTGTAGAGCCCAACCCACAGCACGTGGCAGCTTACAAAG agttGGTGAATCAAGCTCCAGACCTGCAAAATGTCTCTTTTATTTGGCACCAGCTCACTTCCTCGGATTATGAACAACAGGTGAAAGACAAAGGTGCACACAAGAAATTTGACTTCATCCATATGATCCAG ATGTTGTACCGTGTGGAGGATATTCTCAACACTATCAAGTTTTTCCACAGCTGCCTTGACCATCATGGTAAACTCCTGATCATAATTTTATCAG ACAGTAGTGGATGGGCCAGCTTGTGGAAGAAGTACAGACACTGCTTGCCTTCCACTGACAGCGGCCACTACATCACCTCCAATGGCATCACGAATATTTTGAAGAGACTGGGTGTTGAATACCACATTTATGAATACCCATCGGGCTGGGATATCACCGAGTGCTTTATTGAGGGGGACCCGGTTGGAGCCTGCATGTTGGATTTCCTGACGGGGACAAAAAACTTCCTGGGCACAGCCCCCCCAGGCCTgcggcagcagctgcaggaggctcTCTGCCAGCCAGAGTGCAGCAGCAAAAAGGATGGGAGGATCATCTTCAACAACAACTTGAGTATGATTGTGGTTGAATCATAG